The following coding sequences are from one Saccharomyces cerevisiae S288C chromosome VI, complete sequence window:
- the CDC14 gene encoding phosphoprotein phosphatase CDC14 (Protein phosphatase required for mitotic exit; required for rDNA segregation, cytokinesis, meiosis I spindle disassembly, environmental stress response, autophagy during meiosis; downregulates microautophagy induction after TORC1 inactivation; held in nucleolus by Cdc55p in early meiosis, liberated by FEAR and Mitotic Exit Network in anaphase; sequestered in metaphase II, released upon entry into anaphase II; human homolog CDC14A can complement thermosensitivity of cdc14-1 mutant), whose product MRRSVYLDNTIEFLRGRVYLGAYDYTPEDTDELVFFTVEDAIFYNSFHLDFGPMNIGHLYRFAVIFHEILNDPENANKAVVFYSSASTRQRANAACMLCCYMILVQAWTPHQVLQPLAQVDPPFMPFRDAGYSNADFEITIQDVVYGVWRAKEKGLIDLHSFNLESYEKYEHVEFGDFNVLTPDFIAFASPQEDHPKGYLATKSSHLNQPFKSVLNFFANNNVQLVVRLNSHLYNKKHFEDIGIQHLDLIFEDGTCPDLSIVKNFVGAAETIIKRGGKIAVHCKAGLGRTGCLIGAHLIYTYGFTANECIGFLRFIRPGMVVGPQQHWLYLHQNDFREWKYTTRISLKPSEAIGGLYPLISLEEYRLQKKKLKDDKRVAQNNIEGELRDLTMTPPSNGHGALSARNSSQPSTANNGSNSFKSSAVPQTSPGQPRKGQNGSNTIEDINNNRNPTSHANRKVVIESNNSDDESMQDTNGTSNHYPKVSRKKNDISSASSSRMEDNEPSATNINNAADDTILRQLLPKNRRVTSGRRTTSAAGGIRKISGSIKK is encoded by the coding sequence atgcgtAGGAGTGTATACCTCGACAACACGATCGAGTTCCTGCGAGGCAGAGTATATCTCGGTGCATATGATTACACGCCGGAAGATACTGATGAGCTGGTGTTTTTTACCGTGGAGGACGCAATCTTTTACAACAGTTTCCATTTGGATTTCGGTCCCATGAACATTGGACATCTATATCGTTTTGCCGTTATTTTCCATGAAATCTTGAATGACCCAGAAAATGCCAATAAAGCCGTTGTTTTCTATTCATCTGCATCGACCAGACAACGTGCTAACGCCGCATGTATGCTTTGCTGTTATATGATCCTCGTTCAGGCATGGACTCCGCATCAAGTGCTTCAGCCGTTGGCGCAAGTAGACCCTCCCTTCATGCCATTTAGAGATGCCGGTTATTCTAATGCGGATTTCGAAATCACAATTCAAGATGTGGTTTATGGCGTTTGGAGGGCTAAGGAAAAAGGCCTTATTGATTTGCATTCCTTCAATTTGGAGAGTTACGAGAAATACGAACACGTGGAGTTTGGAGACTTCAATGTACTCACCCCAGATTTTATTGCATTTGCGTCACCACAAGAGGACCATCCAAAGGGCTATCTCGCTACCAAATCTTCACATTTGAACCAGCCGTTTAAGTCagttctgaattttttcgCCAACAATAACGTCCAATTAGTGGTAAGGTTGAATTCtcatttatataataaaaagcaTTTTGAAGACATTGGCATTCAACATTTGGATCTAATTTTCGAAGATGGTACATGTCCTGATCTTTCCATTGTAAAAAACTTTGTTGGTGCTGCTGAAACGATAATTAAAAGGGGAGGTAAAATTGCTGTGCACTGTAAGGCTGGGCTAGGTAGAACTGGTTGTTTAATTGGTGCTCACTTAATATACACGTATGGATTTACCGCTAACGAGTGTATTGGCTTCTTAAGGTTTATAAGGCCGGGAATGGTCGTTGGCCCTCAACAGCATTGGTTATATTTACACCAGAATGATTTTAGAGAATGGAAGTACACAACCagaatttctttgaagCCTAGTGAGGCCATTGGCGGCTTATATCCCTTAATAAGTTTAGAAGAATACCGcttacaaaaaaagaaacttaaAGACGACAAGAGGGTTGCGCAAAATAACATTGAAGGTGAATTAAGAGATTTAACCATGACGCCGCCATCCAACGGTCATGGGGCGCTTAGTGCCAGAAATTCGAGCCAACCTTCTACGGCGAATAATGGAAGTAATTCATTCAAGAGCTCAGCCGTCCCACAGACTTCGCCTGGTCAGCCGAGAAAGGGCCAAAACGGTTCTAATACTATAGAAGATATCAACAATAATCGTAATCCAACTTCCCATGCGAATAGGAAGGTAGTAATAGAAAGCAACAACTCAGATGACGAATCCATGCAGGATACCAACGGCACAAGTAATCATTATCCCAAAGTTTCGcgcaagaaaaatgatatCTCCTCTGCTTCATCGTCCCGAATGGAAGATAACGAACCCAGCGCAACGAACATCAATAATGCCGCAGATGATACCATACTAAGACAACTATTGCCCAAGAATAGGAGAGTAACGTCAGGGAGAAGGACTACAAGCGCCGCCGGTGgtataagaaaaataagtGGCTCCATCAAGAAATaa
- the ULI1 gene encoding Uli1p (hypothetical protein; involved in and induced by the endoplasmic reticulum unfolded protein response (UPR); SWAT-GFP and mCherry fusion proteins localize to the endoplasmic reticulum): MTPYAVAITVALLIVTVSALQVNNSCVAFPPSNLRGKNGDGTNEQYATALLSIPWNGPPESLRDINLIELEPQVALYLLENYINHYYNTTRDNKCPNNHYLMGGQLGSSSDNRSLNDPQTMLWPEKKEDEKNCQETFKGACSCTKRFCKGYFSVNIFGINLNISYSSGK, encoded by the coding sequence ATGACGCCCTATGCAGTAGCAATTACCGTGGCCTTACTAATTGTAACAGTGAGCGCACTCCAGGTCAACAATTCATGTGTCGCTTTTCCGCCATCAAATCTCAGAGGCAAAAATGGAGACGGTACTAATGAACAGTATGCAACTGCACTACTTTCTATTCCCTGGAATGGACCTCCTGAGTCATTGAGGGATATTAATCTTATTGAACTCGAACCGCAAGTTGCACTCTATTTGCTCGAAAATTATATTAACCATTACTACAACACCACAAGAGACAATAAGTGCCCTAATAACCACTACCTAATGGGAGGGCAGTTGGGTAGCTCATCGGATAATAGGAGTTTGAACGATCCGCAAACGATGCTATGGCcggaaaagaaggaagacGAAAAAAACTGCCAAGAAACTTTTAAAGGGGCCTGTTCGTGTACCAAAAGGTTTTGCAAGGGTTATTTCTctgtaaatatttttggGATAAACCTGAATATATCTTATAGCTCTGGAAAGTGA
- the MET10 gene encoding sulfite reductase subunit alpha (Subunit alpha of assimilatory sulfite reductase; complex converts sulfite into sulfide), with product MPVEFATNPFGEAKNATSLPKYGTPVTAISSVLFNNVDSIFAYKSFSQPDLLHQDLKKWSEKRGNESRGKPFFQELDIRSGAGLAPLGFSHGLKNTTAIVAPGFSLPYFINSLKTVSHDGKFLLNVGALNYDNATGSVTNDYVTALDAASKLKYGVVTPISANEVQSVALLALAIATFSNNSGAINLFDGLNYSKTVLPLVESVPEASILAKLSKVIAPDAAFDDVLDKFNELTGLRLHNFQYFGAQDAETVFITYGSLESELFNSAISGNNSKIGLINVRVPLPFNVAKFVTHVPSTTKQIVVIGQTLDGSSPSFLRSQVSAALFYHGRTSISVSEYIYQPDFIWSPKAVKSIVSSFIPEFTYNADSSFGEGFIYWASDKSINIDVASKLVKALSLEDGKFVSLRTKFDNLANAGTFQAQFVTSKEQIPVSNIDSTKLSVVEDVSLLKHLDVAATVAEQGSIALVSQKAVKDLDLNSVESYVKNLGIPESFLISIAKKNIKLFIIDGETTNDESKLSLFIQAVFWKLAFGLDVAECTNRIWKSIDSGADISAASISEFLTGAFKNFLSEVPLALYTKFSEINIEKKEDEEEPAALPIFVNETSFLPNNSTIEEIPLPETSEISDIAKKLSFKEAYEVENKLRPDLPVKNFVVKVKENRRVTPADYDRYIFHIEFDISGTGMTYDIGEALGIHARNNESLVKEFLTFYGLNESDVVLVPNKDNHHLLETRTVLQAFVENLDIFGKPPKRFYESLIPYASNEEEKKKLEDLVTPAGAVDLKRFQDVEYYTYADIFELFPSVRPSLEELVTIIEPLKRREYSIASSQKVHPNEVHLLIVVVDWVDNKGRKRYGQASKYISDLAVGSELVVSVKPSVMKLPPSPKQPVIMSGLGTGLAPFKAIVEEKLWQKQQGYEIGEVFLYLGSRHKREEYLYGELWEAYKDAGIITHIGAAFSRDQPQKIYIQDRIKENLDELKTAMIDNKGSFYLCGPTWPVPDITQALQDILAKDAEERGIKVDLDAAIEELKEASRYILEVY from the coding sequence ATGCCAGTTGAGTTTGCTACCAATCCTTTTGGCGAGGCCAAAAATGCAACTTCACTGCCAAAATATGGTACACCCGTAACTGCCATTTCATCTGTGCTGTTCAATAACGTGGACTCCATTTTTGCTTACAAGTCCTTTTCTCAACCCGATTTGCTACACCAAGatctaaaaaaatggtCTGAAAAGCGTGGTAACGAATCACGTGGGAAGCCATTTTTCCAAGAGCTGGATATCAGATCTGGCGCTGGTTTGGCTCCTTTAGGGTTTTCTCATGGATTGAAGAACACTACAGCAATTGTTGCTCCAGGGTTTTCGCTGCCATACTTCATTAACTCTTTGAAAACCGTCTCTCATGATGGtaagtttcttttgaatGTTGGTGCTTTAAACTACGACAATGCTACCGGCTCTGTCACCAACGATTATGTAACCGCATTGGATGCTGCTTCCAAGCTGAAGTATGGTGTCGTGACTCCGATTTCCGCTAACGAGGTACAAAGTGTCGCCTTACTGGCATTGGCGATTGCCACTTTCAGTAATAACTCCGGAGCTATCAATTTATTTGACGGATTAAACTACTCGAAAACCGTCTTGCCGTTGGTCGAATCTGTTCCTGAGGCATCTATTTTGGCAAAACTATCCAAAGTTATTGCACCAGATGCTGCCTTTGATGATGTCTTGGATAAGTTTAATGAATTGACTGGATTGAGACTACATAATTTCCAATACTTTGGTGCTCAGGATGCTGAAACTGTGTTTATCACTTATGGGTCTTTAGAATCCGAATTGTTCAACTCTGCGATTAGTGGTAATAATTCCAAAATCGGGTTAATCAACGTCAGAGTGCCATTACCTTTTAACGTTGCTAAGTTTGTCACTCACGTTCCATCCACTACCAAACAAATTGTTGTTATAGGCCAAACTTTGGATGGTTCTTCGCCTTCTTTCTTGAGATCTCAAGTTTCAGCCGCCTTATTTTACCACGGCCGCACCTCAATTAGCGTTTCTGAGTACATCTATCAACCAGATTTCATTTGGTCCCCAAAAGCTGTCAAATCAATTGTATCGTCATTCATCCCTGAATTCACTTACAATGCCGATTCATCTTTCGGCGAAGGATTCATTTATTGGGCCTCTGATAAGAGTATCAATATTGATGTTGCCTCCAAACTTGTGAAAGCTCTGTCTTTGGAAGATGGGAAATTTGTGTCTTTGAGAACGAAATTTGATAACTTGGCTAATGCTGGTACCTTCCAAGCTCAATTTGTGACCTCGAAAGAACAGATACCTGTTTCAAACATCGATTCTACGAAATTATCAGTCGTTGAAGATGTCAGTTTATTGAAGCATTTAGACGTAGCTGCTACCGTCGCAGAACAAGGTTCAATTGCGTTGGTTTCCCAAAAGGCAGTTAAAGATTTGGATTTAAATTCTGTAGAAAGTTACGTCAAGAATTTGGGAATTCCTGAATCATTCCTAATATCTATTGCgaagaaaaacatcaaaTTGTTTATCATCGATGGTGAGACCACTAACGACGAGTCCAAATTGTCCTTGTTTATCCAAGCCGTTTTCTGGAAATTGGCCTTCGGTCTAGATGTCGCAGAATGTACCAACCGTATCTGGAAAAGCATTGATTCAGGTGCAGACATTTCAGCAGCCTCGATTTCTGAATTTCTCACTGGTgcattcaaaaacttcCTCAGTGAGGTTCCGCTAGCGCTGTACACTAAATTTTCTGAAataaacattgaaaagaaagaggaTGAGGAAGAGCCTGCAGCTTTACCAATTTTCGTTAATGAAACATCTTTCCTCCCAAATAACAGTaccattgaagaaatacCATTACCTGAGACCTCTGAGATCTCTGATATTGCCAAGAAGTTGTCCTTCAAAGAGGCATATGAAGTTGAGAATAAACTAAGACCCGATTTACCCGTCAAGAACTTCGTCGTGaaagttaaagaaaatagacGTGTTACGCCTGCTGATTATGATAGATATATTTTCCATATTGAATTCGATATTTCTGGTACTGGAATGACTTATGACATCGGTGAAGCCCTCGGTATTCATGCCAGAAACAATGAATCTTTGGTCAAAGAATTCTTAACCTTCTATGGTCTAAATGAATCCGATGTTGTCTTAGTCCCCAACAAGGACAACCACCATTTGTTAGAAACAAGAACCGTCTTACAAGCATTTGTGGAAAATTTGGATATTTTCGGTAAACCACCAAAAAGATTTTACGAATCATTGATTCCATATGCCTCTAACGAAgaggagaagaaaaaattagaggATTTGGTTACTCCTGCCGGTGCAGTAGATTTGAAGAGATTTCAAGATGTGGAGTATTATACATATGCTgacatttttgaattgttCCCATCTGTTCGCCCATCTCTTGAGGAACTTGTTACTATCATTGAACCATTGAAGAGAAGAGAATACTCAATTGCCTCCTCTCAGAAAGTTCATCCAAATGAAGTTCATTTATTGATCGTTGTTGTTGATTGGGTGGAtaataaaggaagaaaaaggtacGGTCAAGCTTCTAAGTATATCTCAGACCTTGCTGTCGGTTCAGAATTGGTCGTTAGCGTTAAACCATCTGTTATGAAATTACCACCATCTCCAAAGCAACCAGTTATTATGAGTGGTTTAGGTACTGGTTTGGCACCATTCAAGGCCATTGttgaagagaaattatgGCAAAAGCAGCAAGGTTATGAGATTGGTGAAGTCTTCCTATATCTAGGTTCAAGACacaaaagagaagaatatttatatgGTGAGTTATGGGAGGCTTACAAAGATGCAGGTATTATCACACACATCGGCGCTGCTTTCTCAAGAGACCAAcctcaaaaaatttacattCAAGATCGTATCAAAGAGAATTTGGATGAATTAAAAACTGCAATGATTGATAATAAAGGTTCATTTTACTTGTGTGGCCCTACTTGGCCAGTTCCAGATATTACTCAAGCTTTGCAAGACATTCTGGCTAAAGACGCCGAGGAAAGAGGCATCAAAGTCGACTTGGATGCCGcaattgaagaattaaAGGAAGCATCAAGATACATTTTAGAAGTCTACTAA
- the HIS2 gene encoding histidinol-phosphatase (Histidinolphosphatase; catalyzes the eighth step in histidine biosynthesis; mutations cause histidine auxotrophy and sensitivity to Cu, Co, and Ni salts; transcription is regulated by general amino acid control), with amino-acid sequence MHSHHSHSGDYSAHGTDPLDSVVDQVVNLNFHTYCLTEHIPRIEAKFIYPEEQSLGKNPEEVITKLETSFKNFMSHAQEIKTRYADRPDVRTKFIIGMEIESCDMAHIEYAKRLMKENNDILKFCVGSVHHVNGIPIDFDQQQWYNSLHSFNDNLKHFLLSYFQSQYEMLINIKPLVVGHFDLYKLFLPNDMLVNQKSGNCNEETGVPVASLDVISEWPEIYDAVVRNLQFIDSYGGAIEINTSALRKRLEEPYPSKTLCNLVKKHCGSRFVLSDDAHGVAQVGVCYDKVKKYIVDVLQLEYICYLEESQSPENLLTVKRLPISQFVNDPFWANI; translated from the coding sequence ATGCACTCACACCATTCACACTCCGGTGACTATAGTGCCCACGGTACGGACCCTTTGGATTCCGTGGTCGATCAAGTGGTCAACCTCAACTTTCACACGTACTGTTTGACAGAGCACATACCAAGAATTGAGGCCAAGTTTATATACCCCGAAGAGCAGTCATTGGGCAAGAATCCTGAGGAAGTCATAACCAAGCTAGAAACATCGTTCAAGAATTTCATGAGTCATGCGCAAGAAATCAAGACTCGTTATGCTGATAGACCCGATGTGCGGACTAAATTCATTATAGGAATGGAGATCGAAAGTTGTGACATGGCTCATATCGAATATGCAAAGCGACTCATGAAGGAGAATaatgatattttgaagttttgTGTGGGTTCGGTCCATCACGTCAACGGGATCCCTATTGATTTCGACCAACAACAATGGTACAATTCATTGCATTCCTTCAATGATAATTTGAAACATTTTCTCCTGTCTTACTTCCAATCACAGTACGAAATGCTGATCAATATTAAACCGTTGGTCGTGGGTCACTTCGACCTTTACAAATTATTTTTGCCCAATGACATGCTAGTAAACCAGAAATCGGGCAACTGCAACGAAGAAACCGGAGTTCCTGTAGCTTCACTGGACGTCATCAGTGAATGGCCAGAAATATACGATGCAGTTGTAAGAAATTTACAATTTATAGACTCCTATGGCGGCGCAATTGAAATCAATACGTCCGCATTAAGAAAGCGCCTCGAGGAGCCGTACCCCAGCAAAACCTTATGTAATCTGGTCAAGAAGCACTGTGGATCCAGATTTGTTCTAAGTGATGACGCACACGGCGTGGCGCAAGTGGGTGTGTGCTATGACAAGGTAAAGAAATACATAGTAGACGTGCTACAATTAGAGTATATTTGCTACCTTGAGGAAAGCCAATCACCAGAGAATCTGTTAACTGTAAAGAGATTACCCATTTCGCAATTCGTTAATGATCCCTTTTGGGCCAATATATAA
- the PTR3 gene encoding Ptr3p (Component of the SPS plasma membrane amino acid sensor system; senses external amino acid concentration and transmits intracellular signals that result in regulation of expression of amino acid permease genes; other members are Ssy1p, Ptr3p, and Ssy5p) — translation MHSHRQKWGRQTDIARVLDDIEHDLYLPQRLSLDGATGTDESHVQYGIVKDCSVLTCGCCISESLFNDLCRETSNKQTACPICQRENVRLLSAIKPLRDLARQIDFFRSTTGQGESESDELPAIVKTSPSSSSLSLTPSRSSSTAGLEADNKTLSDPTVKEKSSLLELFHIVASKMHNANTEVGSDHPLTTGTTRDQEEHTTKENYSSSLLEPNYDDHANWKILDNASNTRTVPIDNNFSLMSTDVTIPSTANYQTNSAHDLDEEKEYFFANCFPMYRKKFQFNTHPKFLGTKSKLFINQSISPDCTKFALITEHKWEIYSINPKDNSPQLVSCGKSSGEYGPNFNQLTEQSSSSLSTTSQASKKKKKNWSQRFCKLSNDFLIISGSQNILNVHDIHQNGKLIYTYVSRFPIRCIDIDPRSQIIAYGITGKDRHTGAEQALVVIQQITRNKVTLEPEFPPPITITLPYRDPINTIQLSHDAKYLTCSTALESRFLIISLQKINEPRLIMKSVRSIDTSLESEGITDTKLFPGNPNLMCITSTAFNSSPLVINTKITQINGVRTVAQPSMLIRVDEIGCKIHKCEISPRNDAIAFLDRNGSVYIMCAPTMMDNNEKRRTILVETVANAYRAYESATLRFNPEGNKLYILDRKGTFFVEDFAYGLPQSREITKCKQIFHK, via the coding sequence ATGCACTCTCATAGACAAAAGTGGGGCCGCCAGACGGATATAGCGAGGGTGCTCGACGATATAGAACACGACCTCTATCTACCGCAACGGCTATCACTCGATGGTGCAACTGGTACTGACGAATCACATGTGCAATACGGTATAGTCAAAGACTGCTCTGTGCTTACGTGTGGCTGCTGTATATCTGAATCGCTATTCAATGATTTATGCAGGGAAACTTCGAACAAGCAAACTGCGTGTCCCATCTGTCAGCGAGAAAATGTTCGACTACTTTCAGCCATCAAGCCGCTGCGAGATTTGGCTCGTCAGATTGACTTCTTCAGAAGTACTACCGGACAGGGCGAAAGCGAAAGCGATGAGCTCCCCGCTATAGTAAAGActtcaccatcatcatcatcactatCGCTAACGCCATCGCGCTCTTCCTCCACTGCTGGGCTAGAAGCTGATAACAAGACACTATCAGACCCTACAGTTAAGGAGAAATCATCACTGCTCGAACTCTTCCATATTGTGGCTTCGAAGATGCATAATGCGAATACAGAGGTAGGGTCGGACCACCCACTCACGACTGGCACCACCCGTGATCAAGAAGAACACACCACTAAGGAGAATTACTCAAGCAGCTTACTCGAGCCCAACTATGACGACCACGCGAACTGGAAAATCCTGGATAATGCCTCGAACACAAGAACTGTGCCGATAGATAACAACTTCTCTTTGATGTCTACGGACGTTACAATACCTTCCACAGCAAACTACCAAACAAATAGTGCACATGATCTGGACGAAGAAAAGGAGTACTTTTTTGCCAACTGTTTCCCCATgtacagaaaaaaatttcagttCAACACACACCCCAAATTCCTAGGGACGAAATCCAAATTATTCATCAACCAAAGCATTTCTCCCGATTGCACCAAATTTGCTCTAATTACTGAACACAAGTGGGAAATTTATTCGATTAATCCGAAGGACAACTCTCCTCAACTAGTATCATGTGGCAAGTCTAGTGGAGAATATGGTCCCAACTTCAACCAACTAACAGAGCAATCGTCATCTTCACTCTCCACTACTTCTCAAGCgtcaaaaaagaaaaagaaaaactggaGCCAACGTTTTTGCAAACTTTCCAATGATTTCTTGATAATATCGGGTTCGCAAAACATTCTTAATGTACACGACATACACCAAAACGGCAAACTCATCTATACCTACGTGTCGAGATTCCCCATCCGATGCATAGACATAGATCCAAGGTCGCAGATAATAGCCTACGGAATCACCGGAAAGGATAGACATACAGGCGCGGAACAAGCATTAGTCGTGATCCAACAAATTACCAGAAATAAAGTGACTTTGGAGCCCGAGTTCCCCCCACCAATCACCATAACACTTCCATACAGAGATCCCATCAATACCATACAACTTTCGCACGACGCCAAGTATCTGACATGTTCGACCGCGCTAGAGTCGCGGTTCTTGATCATATCTTTGCAGAAAATAAACGAACCAAGactgataatgaaaagtgTTCGGTCCATAGACACTTCCTTAGAATCTGAAGGTATCACTGACACAAAACTTTTCCCAGGAAATCCAAATCTGATGTGTATCACATCAACAGCATTCAATTCATCTCCACTGGTCATAAACACCAAAATCACCCAAATTAACGGTGTACGGACCGTGGCACAACCATCCATGCTTATAAGGGTAGATGAGATTGGATGCAAGATTCACAAGTGCGAAATATCACCAAGAAACGACGCAATTGCCTTCCTCGACCGCAACGGATCAGTTTACATCATGTGTGCCCCCACCATGATGGACAACAacgaaaaaagaaggacAATCCTCGTTGAAACCGTGGCAAATGCCTACAGGGCTTATGAATCAGCTACTTTGCGGTTTAACCCAGAGGGCAACAAGCTTTATATTCTCGACAGAAAGGGGACTTTCTTTGTGGAAGACTTTGCATATGGCTTGCCCCAATCTCGCGAAATCACCAAATGTAAGCAAATATTCCACAAATAA
- the ECO1 gene encoding Eco1p (Acetyltransferase required for sister chromatid cohesion; elicits cohesin dimerization during S phase; acetylates Mps3p to regulate nuclear organization; modifies Smc3p at replication forks and Mcd1p in response to dsDNA breaks; phosphorylated by Cdc28p, Cdc7p, Mck1p to generate pair of phosphates spaced precisely for recognition by ubiquitin ligase SCF-Cdc4; relative distribution to nucleus increases upon DNA replication stress; mutations in human homolog ESCO2 cause Roberts syndrome), with translation MKARKSQRKAGSKPNLIQSKLQVNNGSKSNKIVKCDKCEMSYSSTSIEDRAIHEKYHTLQLHGRKWSPNWGSIVYTERNHSRTVHLSRSTGTITPLNSSPLKKSSPSITHQEEKIVYVRPDKSNGEVRAMTEIMTLVNNELNAPHDENVIWNSTTEEKGKAFVYIRNDRAVGIIIIENLYGGNGKTSSRGRWMVYDSRRLVQNVYPDFKIGISRIWVCRTARKLGIATKLIDVARENIVYGEVIPRYQVAWSQPTDSGGKLASKYNGIMHKSGKLLLPVYI, from the coding sequence ATGAAAGCTAGGAAATCGCAGAGAAAAGCGGGCAGTAAACCAAATCTTATCCAGTCTAAATTGCAAGTTAATAATGGTTCGAAATCGAATAAAATAGTCAAGTGTGATAAATGTGAGATGTCATATTCCTCGACATCAATAGAAGATCGCGCCATCCACGAGAAATACCACACTTTACAGCTGCATGGACGTAAATGGTCGCCGAATTGGGGTTCTATAGTATACACAGAGCGAAACCATTCAAGGACGGTGCATCTATCAAGATCGACAGGGACAATAACGCCATTGAACTCCTcacctttgaaaaaaagtagtcCGTCTATTACCCATCAGGAGGAGAAGATTGTATATGTGAGACCAGATAAGTCGAATGGTGAAGTCCGAGCCATGACGGAGATAATGACACTAGTGAATAACGAGCTGAATGCGCCACACGATGAGAATGTCATTTGGAACAGTACcacagaagaaaaaggcaaaGCGTTTGTATACATAAGAAATGACAGGGCGGTCGGAATAATAATTATAGAGAACCTTTATGGGGGCAATGGTAAAACATCTAGTCGTGGACGTTGGATGGTTTATGATTCTAGAAGATTGGTACAGAATGTGTACCCCGATTTTAAGATTGGCATATCGAGAATTTGGGTGTGCAGGACAGCAAGGAAGTTGGGTATCGCAACCAAATTGATTGACGTTGCAAGAGAAAATATTGTTTACGGTGAAGTTATTCCTAGGTACCAGGTAGCATGGTCGCAACCCACAGACAGCGGTGGAAAACTGGCTAGCAAATACAACGGCATTATGCATAAATCAGGCAAGTTACTATTGCCGGTATACATATGA